A section of the Malus sylvestris chromosome 17, drMalSylv7.2, whole genome shotgun sequence genome encodes:
- the LOC126611518 gene encoding V-type proton ATPase subunit C, with amino-acid sequence MASRYWVVSLPAQNSASSLWNRLQEQISKHSFDTPLYRFNIPNLRVGTLDSLLSLSDDLLKSNNFVEGVSHKIRRQIEELERVSGVESSALTVDGVPVDSYLTRFVWDEAKYPTMSPLKEIVDSIHGQVAKIEDDLKVRVAEYNNVRSQLNAINRKQSGSLAVRDLSGLVKPEDIIISEHLVTLLAIVPKYSQKDWLSSYETLTNYVVPRSSKKLFEDNEYALYTVTLFNRVADNFRTSAREKGFQIRDFEYSSEAQESRKQELEKLVQDQENLRGSLLQWCYTSYGEVFSSWMHFCAVRVFTESILRYGLPPNFLACVLSPPTKAEKKVRSILEGLCDSGNSTFWKTDDEVGGGVPGLAGDADAHPYVSFTINLV; translated from the exons ATGGCGAGCAGGTATTGGGTGGTGTCTCTGCCGGCTCAAAACTCGGCGTCGTCTCTATGGAACCGTCTGCAGGAACAAATCTCCAAGCACTCCTTCGACACTCCCCTCTACAGA TTCAATATTCCCAATCTCCGTGTTGGAACCTTGGATTCTCTTCTCTCCCTCAGCGACGATCTCTTAAAG TCCAACAACTTTGTAGAGGGTGTTTCTCATAAGATCAGGCGCCAGATCGAGGAGCTCGAGAGGGTTTCAGGGGTGGAGAGTAGCGCTCTGACTGTCGATGGAGTGCCTGTCGATTCATACCTCACCAG GTTCGTTTGGGATGAAGCCAAGTACCCTACGATGTCGCCTTTGAAGGAGATTGTTGACAGCATTCATGGTCAAGTTGCAAAGATTGAGGATGATCTCAAG GTTCGAGTAGCCGAGTATAATAATGTCCGCAGTCAATTGAATGCTATCAATCGAAAGCAGAGTGGAAG TTTAGCAGTCCGTGATCTTTCTGGTTTAGTGAAACCAGAGGACATCATTATTTCAGAACATCTAGTGACTCTCCTTGCAATTGTTCCCAAGTACTCTCAGAAGGATTGGCTATCAAGCTATGAGACCCTGACTAACTATGTG GTGCCAAGGTCCTCCAAGAAGTTATTTGAAGATAATGAATATGCTCTTTACACTGTAACACTGTTTAATCGGGTCGCAGATAACTTTAGAACAAGTGCTCGTGAAAAGGGGTTCCAG ATTCGTGATTTTGAATACAGTTCTGAAGCACAAGAAAGTCGAAAGCAGGAGTTAGAAAAATTGGTGCAAGACCAAGAAAATTTAAGAGGCTCCCTTTTGCAGTGGTGCTATACCAGTTATGGGGAG GTTTTCAGCTCCTGGATGCATTTTTGTGCTGTACGTGTCTTTACAGAGAGCATTTTGAGATATGGTTTACCACCAAATTTCTTG GCATGTGTGTTATCCCCTCCTACAAAAGCTGAGAAGAAAGTGCGTTCAATCCTTGAAGGGTTGTGTGACAGTGGCAACAG CACCTTCTGGAAAACTGATGATGAAGTCGGCGGAGGGGTGCCTGGTCTAGCAGGTGATGCGGATGCACATCCATATGTTTCGTTCACGATCAATCTTGTTTGA
- the LOC126610385 gene encoding B3 domain-containing transcription factor FUS3-like yields the protein MDQTAAAAAAAAVGLREKTEASGLRAGVEAELGLVTAKGNKDNADHKSTFHGSNRSGSIHDLVRAVTSFGVLRKKRMTRQRRSSTINFHDLSSFAAAAASATPSHVLPPPSTLPPGRVIDPTRLRFLFQKELKNSDVSPLRRMILPKKAAEAHLPTLESKEGIAINMDDIDGLHVWSFKYRFWPNNNSRMYVLENTGDFVNVHGLQFGDYIMVYQDNHNQNYVIQARKASDQDHVYGDISGMNNAVSDRYVHESEANKFSSSSFYMPKMDEDMTAGMSFVYDTTTFSNDSLLDFFGGSMMTNYSRNGSLHESFGSVENLSLDDFY from the exons atGGACCAAACAGCggcggcagcagcagcagcagctgtaGGTCTTCGTGAGAAAACCGAGGCCTCTGGCTTGAGGGCAGGTGTTGAGGCTGAGCTCGGCCTTGTCACTGCCAAGGGGAACAAGGATAACGCGGATCACAAGAGTACCTTTCACGGGTCGAATCGGAGCGGGTCGATCCATGACCTTGTCCGTGCTGTGACTAGTTTCGGTGTCCTCAGGAAAAAACGAATGACCAGACAGAGGCGATCCTCCACCATCAACTTTCACGACCTCTCTTCTTTCGCGGCAGCTGCTGCTTCCGCTACCCCCTCGCACGTGCTACCACCGCCCTCCACTCTCCCTCCTGGACGT GTAATTGATCCAACACGGCTGCGATTTCTTTTCCAAAAAGAGCTCAAGAATAGTGATGTGAGCCCTCTCAGAAGAATGATACTCCCCAAG AAAGCAGCCGAGGCTCATCTCCCTACCCTCGAATCAAAGGAAGGAATAGCAATCAACATGGATGACATAGATGGTCtgcatgtttggagcttcaagtACAG GTTTTGGCCTAATAACAACAGCCGAATGTATGTACTTGAAAATACTG GTGACTTTGTTAATGTACATGGCTTACAGTTTGGAGATTACATCATGGTTTACCAAGATAATCACAACCAGAATTAC GTTATTCAGGCAAGAAAGGCATCTGACCAAGATCATGTATACGGAGACATAAGTGGTATGAACAATGCGGTGAGCGACCGCTATGTGCACGAGTCTGAGGCTAACAAGTTCAGTTCGAGTTCGTTTTACATGCCGAAAATGGATGAGGATATGACTGCGGGCATGTCATTTGTGTACGACACCACCACCTTCTCAAACGACTCGCTGCTTGATTTTTTTGGGGGATCAATGATGACAAACTACTCCAGAAATGGGTCTCTGCATGAAAGTTTCGGATCTGTTGAAAACTTGTCTCTTGACGACTTTTATTAA